The DNA window GGAGGAGCGGCCGGGCTCGGCGGGGTCCATCCCCACCCGATCCGGAACGCTCCCGACGGGTCACTTCCGCTCGCCGCGATCAAAGCAGCGATCAGGGCAGACGACGTCCACTTCCCCAGGACCCGCCTGATCTGCCTGGAGAACACGCACAACCGCTGCGGCGGCCATCCCCTCACCCCGGAGTACTGCGACGCCGTCGGGGAGCTGGCTCATTCCCGCGGGATCTCGGTTCACCTCGACGGAGCACGCCTGTTCAACGCCGCGATCGCCCTCGGCGTCGCCCCACGCGACCTCACCCGTGCCGTCGACTCGGTGATGGTCTGCCTGTCCAAGGGGCTCGGTGCCCCGGTCGGGTCAGTCCTGTGCGGGTCGCGTGCGTTCATCGAGAAGGCGCGTCGGGTGCGGAAGATGGTGGGGGGAGGGATGCGCCAGGCCGGGATCATCGCTGCTGCCGGGCTCTACGCCCTTGAACACCATATCGATCGATTGAAGGAGGACCATGAGAACGCGGCCCGGCTTGGGAATGCGATCTCAGAGATCGATGGGCTTGAGCTCGGCCCGGACCGCGCCCCGGGGCAACCGGTGACGACCAACCTCGTCTACTTCCGCATCACCCGCCCCGGTCTGTCCGCCACCACCCTCGCCGCCCGGCTGGAAGCGCGTGGAGTCCTGTCCCACCCGCTGGGGGAGAACGACGATCAGATCCGGCTTGCTACCCATCTCGATGTGGACGCGGCGGACATCGAGGCGGCAGTCACTGCACTGCGGTCCGCCGTCGAGGAGACATAGGTCCGCCCCGGGCCAGAAATAGATCTACCTTCGACCAGAAGGATGCGCTACGCGCCGCGGAACTAAGCCCTTACCCTAGTCCTACCGGGTGGTGAGGG is part of the Candidatus Bipolaricaulota bacterium genome and encodes:
- the ltaE gene encoding low-specificity L-threonine aldolase, with amino-acid sequence MRIIDLRSDTVTKPTEGMRAAMAAAPVGDDVYGEDPTVSRLEAAMAERLGKEAGLFVASGTMGNLVAILTHASRGDEMILGDLAHTFLYEGGGAAGLGGVHPHPIRNAPDGSLPLAAIKAAIRADDVHFPRTRLICLENTHNRCGGHPLTPEYCDAVGELAHSRGISVHLDGARLFNAAIALGVAPRDLTRAVDSVMVCLSKGLGAPVGSVLCGSRAFIEKARRVRKMVGGGMRQAGIIAAAGLYALEHHIDRLKEDHENAARLGNAISEIDGLELGPDRAPGQPVTTNLVYFRITRPGLSATTLAARLEARGVLSHPLGENDDQIRLATHLDVDAADIEAAVTALRSAVEET